A single region of the Bacillota bacterium genome encodes:
- a CDS encoding PucR family transcriptional regulator ligand-binding domain-containing protein has translation MLTVGEALGIGVMQRARLIAGAGGLGRVIRTITVMDTPDIKNWLRGGELLLSNIFVIKDNPEEQVRLVQDLAERGAAGLGIKLKRYVESIPAKMLELADSLDLPLIEMPVDCAWIDIMIPLYTEIINRQAARLSRAWEIHDTFTRAALEGRSIQGVLELLSSLTGSAAAMVDAEGNILAAHPPGSWDEAAIKWALPVAHGANGPAPPPDEAPAAENRRVFPVKAGKRLHGYVLLQAPGPISEADCTALEHAATVLALEMAKLQAISEVERRFENQLLWDLLNGNITSKEALELRARHAGMKPAPGYAVIVLDIDGFERYCLEVLRDEEKAQEVREHFVRSARSSAAFHMPSSLCMDLSDSVTVLVPVLTLDRRELMRLAAAIRNEILPALPGLTVSAGISRVCRGLGELPRAYREARQALELGKELKGAGHVTDFDELGSYRVLLTSGNRSEIESFCREILGPLEQREREQPELIETLAAFFRCNCDPIQCARELFVHPNTVRYRLRRVEALCGISLHNQEDLFNLQLALKLRRLAPGNSMRQTHRA, from the coding sequence ATGCTGACGGTGGGTGAGGCGCTGGGCATCGGCGTGATGCAGCGGGCGCGCCTGATCGCGGGCGCGGGCGGCCTGGGCAGGGTGATCCGCACCATAACCGTCATGGACACCCCCGACATCAAGAACTGGCTCCGGGGTGGAGAACTCCTGCTGTCCAACATCTTCGTGATCAAGGACAACCCCGAGGAGCAGGTCCGCCTGGTTCAGGACCTGGCCGAACGCGGCGCGGCCGGGCTGGGCATAAAGCTCAAGCGTTATGTGGAATCCATTCCGGCCAAGATGCTGGAACTGGCTGACAGCCTGGACCTGCCCCTCATCGAAATGCCCGTCGACTGCGCGTGGATCGACATCATGATCCCCTTGTACACCGAGATCATCAACAGGCAGGCAGCCCGGCTGAGCCGAGCCTGGGAAATCCACGACACTTTCACGCGGGCCGCCCTCGAGGGCCGGAGCATCCAGGGGGTGCTGGAGCTGCTATCCTCGCTCACCGGGTCAGCTGCCGCCATGGTAGACGCAGAGGGCAACATCCTGGCGGCCCATCCCCCGGGATCGTGGGACGAGGCGGCCATCAAATGGGCGTTGCCGGTGGCACACGGGGCCAATGGACCGGCTCCCCCACCGGACGAGGCCCCTGCCGCGGAGAACCGCCGCGTTTTCCCCGTGAAGGCCGGAAAGCGACTGCACGGATACGTGCTGCTCCAGGCCCCCGGACCGATCAGCGAAGCCGACTGCACCGCCCTGGAACACGCCGCCACAGTGCTGGCCCTGGAAATGGCCAAGCTGCAGGCCATCAGCGAGGTAGAGCGCCGCTTCGAAAACCAGTTGCTCTGGGACCTCCTGAACGGAAATATAACGTCAAAGGAAGCACTCGAATTGCGGGCCAGACACGCTGGCATGAAGCCGGCTCCCGGTTACGCGGTGATTGTGCTGGACATCGACGGGTTCGAACGCTACTGCCTCGAAGTCCTCCGCGACGAAGAGAAGGCACAGGAAGTGCGGGAGCACTTCGTACGGAGCGCGCGTTCGTCAGCGGCTTTCCACATGCCGTCCAGCCTGTGTATGGATCTCAGCGACAGCGTCACGGTACTCGTGCCGGTGCTCACTCTGGACCGCAGGGAGCTGATGCGCCTCGCCGCGGCCATCCGAAACGAGATCCTGCCTGCTTTGCCGGGCCTGACTGTGTCCGCCGGCATCAGCCGCGTATGCCGGGGACTCGGGGAGCTTCCCCGTGCATACCGGGAGGCACGCCAGGCCCTCGAACTGGGCAAGGAACTCAAAGGTGCAGGCCACGTCACCGATTTCGACGAGCTGGGCAGTTACCGGGTGCTGCTCACCTCGGGGAACCGGTCCGAGATAGAGAGCTTCTGCCGCGAGATACTGGGACCCCTCGAGCAGCGGGAAAGGGAACAACCAGAGCTTATCGAGACCCTGGCCGCCTTCTTCCGCTGCAACTGCGATCCCATCCAGTGTGCCCGGGAGCTTTTCGTCCACCCCAACACGGTGCGCTACCGCCTGCGGAGAGTCGAAGCGCTTTGCGGTATCTCGTTACACAACCAGGAAGACCTCTTCAATCTCCAACTCGCGCTCAAATTGCGCCGCCTCGCGCCTGGCAACTCGATGCGGCAAACGCACAGAGCGTGA
- the argF gene encoding ornithine carbamoyltransferase — translation MRDRFRGRDFLTLMDYTREEIEYLLDTAADFKRKWARREPHEYLRGRAIGILFEKKSTRTRVSFQAAVAHLGAQSFYMRPDELQLGRGEPIRDTARVIDRYCDALVIRTFGQEIVEEFAYYMKNPVINALTDLKHPCQGLADLLTMREKKGRLEGLKVAYVGDIWNVAHTLLVCGGTFGFHVYLARPAGYDPNEKVMRVAQERARRSGAKLVVTTDIEEAFRDADVVYANTWHSMGGPEANKEQRLRDFAGYQVNSETLKLAKEDAIFMHCLPGYRGEEMTDEVIEGPQSVVWDQAENRMHTEKAILSLVVQ, via the coding sequence ATGAGGGATCGTTTCCGCGGCCGCGACTTTCTGACCCTGATGGACTACACGCGGGAGGAAATCGAGTACTTGCTGGACACGGCGGCGGACTTCAAGCGCAAGTGGGCCCGCCGGGAGCCCCACGAGTATTTGCGGGGGCGTGCGATTGGCATCCTGTTCGAAAAGAAGTCCACCCGGACCCGTGTTTCCTTCCAGGCGGCCGTTGCCCACCTGGGGGCGCAATCGTTTTACATGCGGCCGGACGAACTGCAACTGGGGCGCGGGGAGCCGATCAGGGACACGGCGCGGGTCATCGACCGGTACTGCGACGCGCTGGTGATCAGGACGTTCGGCCAGGAGATAGTGGAAGAGTTCGCTTACTACATGAAGAACCCGGTGATCAACGCCCTGACCGACCTCAAGCATCCCTGCCAGGGGCTGGCCGACCTGCTCACCATGCGGGAGAAGAAGGGGCGCCTGGAGGGGCTCAAGGTTGCCTACGTGGGAGACATCTGGAACGTGGCCCATACCCTGCTGGTGTGCGGGGGAACCTTTGGCTTCCACGTGTACCTGGCCCGGCCGGCGGGTTACGATCCCAACGAGAAGGTGATGCGGGTGGCACAGGAGCGGGCCCGCCGGTCGGGGGCGAAGCTGGTGGTGACCACCGATATCGAGGAAGCCTTCCGGGACGCGGACGTGGTTTACGCCAATACCTGGCACAGCATGGGTGGTCCGGAAGCCAACAAGGAGCAGCGCCTGCGGGACTTCGCTGGCTACCAGGTCAACAGCGAAACCCTTAAGCTGGCCAAGGAAGACGCCATCTTCATGCACTGCCTGCCGGGATACCGGGGCGAGGAGATGACGGACGAGGTGATCGAGGGTCCGCAGTCCGTGGTGTGGGATCAGGCGGAAAACCGGATGCACACCGAGAAGGCCATCCTGAGCCTGGTGGTTCAGTAG
- the gabT gene encoding 4-aminobutyrate--2-oxoglutarate transaminase, which translates to MGTIRLRTEIPGPRSRELLERRARYVPQGVSFATPVFVERADGAVLEDVDGNVFIDFAGGIAVVNAGHCPPPVVEAVREQAGRFLHTCFMVVGYRSYVDLAEALAKVAPGPTPKKVMFVNSGAEAVENGVKIARRATGRQAVVCFDHAFHGRTLLTMTLTGHLMPYKDGFGPFAPEVYRFPYAYCYRCAYGRSHPGCGLYCLGAFEESLEEKVGGRNVAALVVEPVQGEGGFIVPPPGYLRGLKEICQKYGIVFIADEVQTGFGRTGKLFAVEHEGIEPDLLLVAKSIAAGLPLAGVIGKAEIMDAVHKGGIGGTYGGNPVACAAALRVLEMIGEPGFLHRAQQVGERIGRFCRDLEARYPLIGDVRALGAMVAVELVRDRQTKEPATAEAAAIIQYAYEHGLILLKAGRYGNVLRFLPPLVITDDQLDEALSILEQAISEVARERR; encoded by the coding sequence GTGGGTACCATCAGATTGCGCACCGAGATCCCGGGTCCCCGCAGTCGGGAACTGCTGGAGCGGCGGGCTCGCTACGTGCCCCAGGGCGTATCGTTCGCCACACCCGTGTTTGTGGAGCGGGCGGACGGTGCCGTGCTGGAAGACGTGGACGGCAACGTGTTCATTGACTTCGCGGGTGGCATCGCGGTGGTGAACGCCGGTCACTGCCCGCCCCCGGTGGTGGAGGCGGTGCGGGAGCAGGCGGGGCGGTTCCTGCACACCTGCTTCATGGTGGTGGGGTACCGGTCGTACGTGGACCTGGCCGAGGCCCTGGCGAAGGTGGCTCCTGGTCCGACGCCCAAGAAGGTCATGTTCGTGAACAGCGGGGCGGAGGCGGTGGAGAACGGGGTGAAGATCGCCCGGAGGGCGACGGGGCGGCAGGCGGTGGTGTGCTTTGACCACGCCTTCCACGGCCGCACCCTGCTCACCATGACCCTCACGGGCCACCTTATGCCGTACAAAGATGGCTTCGGTCCCTTCGCGCCCGAGGTGTACCGGTTCCCGTATGCGTACTGCTACCGGTGCGCGTATGGCAGGTCTCATCCCGGCTGCGGGCTTTACTGCCTGGGTGCCTTCGAGGAGAGCCTGGAGGAGAAGGTGGGGGGTCGCAATGTGGCCGCCCTGGTGGTGGAACCGGTGCAGGGGGAGGGCGGGTTCATCGTCCCTCCGCCGGGGTATTTGCGGGGTTTGAAGGAGATCTGCCAAAAGTACGGGATCGTGTTCATAGCGGACGAGGTGCAGACGGGGTTTGGGCGGACGGGGAAGCTGTTTGCCGTGGAGCACGAGGGGATTGAGCCGGACCTGCTGCTGGTGGCCAAGTCGATTGCTGCCGGGCTGCCCCTGGCGGGGGTGATTGGGAAGGCCGAAATCATGGATGCCGTGCACAAGGGCGGCATCGGGGGGACTTACGGTGGCAATCCCGTGGCGTGTGCGGCGGCCCTGAGGGTACTTGAGATGATTGGAGAGCCGGGCTTCCTGCACCGTGCGCAGCAGGTGGGAGAGCGTATCGGGCGATTCTGCCGCGACCTGGAGGCGCGCTATCCCCTGATTGGCGATGTGCGGGCGCTGGGGGCGATGGTGGCGGTGGAACTGGTAAGGGACCGGCAGACCAAGGAGCCCGCTACGGCGGAGGCGGCTGCGATCATCCAGTATGCGTACGAACACGGGTTGATCCTGCTCAAGGCGGGCCGGTACGGGAACGTGCTGCGGTTCCTGCCACCCCTGGTGATCACCGACGACCAGCTGGACGAGGCTCTCTCGATTCTGGAGCAGGCGATTTCTGAAGTTGCACGCGAGCGGAGGTAG
- the arcC gene encoding carbamate kinase: MGELVVIALGGNAILQPGQRGTAEEQLENVRATCRQIVTLLEDGYRVVLTHGNGPQVGNIIIQNQATDAVPAMPMDICGAESQGMIGYMIQQSLHNEMVRRGMEPRSVASVVTQVVVSADDPAFSRPTKPVGPFYTEEYARQRMARGEAWVEDAGRGWRRVVPSPDPKEIVELDAIRQLARDHAVVICTGGGGIPVVREPDGTLRGVEAVIDKDLAGQRLASGLGADVFMILTDVPQVAVDYGRPTQRFLSRLGVWEARALQKEGHFKPGSMGPKVEACCRFVEAGGRRAIIASLTQALDALAGQAGTQVVPG, encoded by the coding sequence GTGGGCGAACTCGTCGTGATTGCGCTGGGCGGCAATGCCATCCTTCAGCCGGGGCAGAGGGGTACGGCGGAAGAGCAACTGGAGAACGTGCGGGCCACCTGCCGGCAGATCGTCACCCTGCTGGAGGATGGGTACCGGGTGGTGCTGACCCACGGCAACGGGCCCCAGGTGGGGAACATCATCATCCAGAACCAGGCCACGGACGCGGTGCCGGCCATGCCCATGGACATCTGCGGGGCTGAGAGCCAGGGCATGATCGGGTACATGATCCAGCAGAGCCTGCACAACGAGATGGTGCGGCGGGGGATGGAGCCTCGGTCGGTTGCCAGCGTAGTGACCCAGGTGGTGGTGTCGGCCGATGACCCCGCTTTCTCCAGGCCGACCAAGCCGGTGGGGCCGTTTTACACGGAGGAGTATGCGCGGCAGAGGATGGCCCGGGGAGAGGCGTGGGTGGAGGATGCGGGTCGGGGCTGGCGGAGGGTGGTGCCGTCTCCTGACCCCAAGGAGATCGTGGAGCTGGACGCGATCCGGCAGCTGGCGCGTGACCATGCCGTAGTGATCTGCACCGGTGGGGGTGGCATTCCGGTGGTGCGGGAGCCGGATGGCACCCTGCGGGGTGTGGAGGCGGTGATTGACAAGGACCTGGCGGGGCAGCGGCTGGCCAGCGGGCTGGGTGCGGACGTGTTCATGATCCTGACAGACGTACCTCAGGTGGCGGTGGATTATGGCAGGCCCACCCAGCGTTTCCTGTCGCGTCTTGGGGTGTGGGAGGCGCGGGCCTTGCAGAAGGAGGGGCACTTCAAGCCGGGGAGCATGGGTCCGAAGGTGGAGGCGTGCTGCCGGTTTGTGGAGGCCGGGGGCAGGCGGGCCATCATCGCTTCCCTCACGCAGGCCCTGGATGCCCTGGCCGGTCAGGCCGGTACGCAAGTCGTGCCCGGTTAG
- a CDS encoding aldehyde ferredoxin oxidoreductase N-terminal domain-containing protein, with translation MAHGAFVLRVDLTRRAVTVEEAGDRFRRTFVGGKGFAGHYLLEEVPAGADPLGPENVLVFAGSVVSGLPIPGYSRFTVAAKSPLTGGYGEAEAGGYLAPELKFAGFEAVVVTGASDRPVYLFVHDGRAEIRDALRLWGLGTFATERAIREELGDARVRVASIGPAGEGAA, from the coding sequence GTGGCTCACGGGGCTTTCGTTCTGAGAGTTGACCTGACCCGCAGGGCGGTGACGGTTGAGGAGGCCGGCGACCGATTCCGGCGCACATTCGTGGGCGGCAAGGGATTCGCGGGCCACTACCTGCTCGAGGAGGTGCCTGCCGGGGCCGATCCGCTGGGGCCCGAGAACGTGCTGGTGTTCGCGGGGAGCGTGGTGAGCGGGCTCCCCATCCCGGGGTATTCGCGTTTCACGGTAGCCGCCAAGTCGCCCCTCACCGGGGGATATGGGGAAGCCGAGGCGGGGGGATACCTGGCGCCCGAGTTGAAGTTCGCCGGGTTCGAGGCAGTGGTGGTGACGGGGGCGTCGGATCGACCCGTTTACCTGTTCGTGCATGACGGGCGGGCTGAGATCCGCGACGCCTTGCGCCTGTGGGGTCTGGGCACCTTTGCCACCGAGCGGGCCATCCGCGAGGAACTGGGGGATGCGCGGGTGCGGGTGGCGTCCATCGGTCCGGCGGGGGAGGGGGCAGCATAG
- a CDS encoding DUF1360 domain-containing protein, with translation MRVTIVDLVVLILASFRLTHLVVFDQITAPVRNALKRRLGPLVSCFWCCGVWVSAGLALGLAYWPAVFRPLAVVFAVAGGQSFLEGLLWCLKSISAAAANPRAGASDDTT, from the coding sequence ATGCGGGTGACCATTGTTGACCTGGTGGTGCTGATCCTGGCCAGTTTTCGCCTCACCCACCTGGTGGTATTCGATCAGATCACGGCCCCGGTTCGCAACGCCCTGAAGCGCCGGCTGGGGCCGCTGGTATCCTGTTTCTGGTGCTGCGGAGTCTGGGTCTCTGCCGGACTGGCCCTCGGCCTCGCGTACTGGCCGGCAGTATTCCGCCCTCTGGCCGTCGTCTTCGCGGTGGCGGGGGGTCAGAGCTTCCTGGAAGGGCTCCTCTGGTGCCTGAAGTCTATTTCCGCTGCAGCGGCGAACCCGCGCGCAGGTGCCTCCGACGACACAACATAA
- a CDS encoding DUF433 domain-containing protein gives MPREELLARISVNPNVCFGKPCIRGHRIWVSLILDLLASGMSIPEILDAYPGLEETDIHACIAYATEVARERVIDIPAEATP, from the coding sequence ATGCCCAGAGAAGAACTCCTTGCCCGCATATCCGTCAACCCGAACGTGTGCTTCGGCAAGCCCTGCATCAGGGGCCACCGCATCTGGGTGTCCCTCATCCTCGACCTACTGGCGAGCGGCATGAGCATTCCGGAAATCCTGGACGCATACCCAGGGCTGGAAGAGACCGACATCCACGCCTGCATCGCCTACGCGACGGAAGTCGCCAGGGAGCGAGTCATCGACATCCCCGCGGAGGCAACCCCGTGA
- a CDS encoding PTS sugar transporter subunit IIC — protein MEFWQVIALTIWTGLCIFDILGPTVFLGFRPLIAGFGAGLIMGDVTLGMAIGATMELMALGVYTYGGATIPDYQTGAILGTAFAVVAGKGLEFGLTVGIPAALLMTQLDVVGRFLPTFWIHAADGYAEKADLRGISLMHWTAFTPWALSRMIPVFLACWLGSGAVQSFAESIPQWFMNGMSAVGHILPALGFAMLLKIMPVERYWYFLLLGFVLYAYLHTALLGIAIFALAVSIMFIVLKYRDEGVTLGAGRRA, from the coding sequence GTGGAATTTTGGCAGGTGATTGCCCTCACCATCTGGACAGGGCTCTGCATCTTCGACATTCTGGGTCCGACCGTTTTTTTGGGGTTCCGGCCTCTCATCGCCGGGTTTGGCGCCGGGCTGATCATGGGTGATGTCACCCTGGGGATGGCCATTGGTGCAACCATGGAACTGATGGCCCTGGGGGTGTACACTTACGGCGGTGCTACCATACCCGATTACCAGACGGGTGCCATTCTGGGGACCGCGTTTGCAGTGGTGGCAGGCAAGGGGCTCGAATTCGGACTCACCGTGGGGATCCCGGCTGCCCTGCTGATGACTCAGTTGGACGTGGTGGGACGGTTCCTGCCCACCTTCTGGATCCATGCCGCGGACGGGTATGCTGAGAAGGCGGATCTGCGAGGCATCTCGCTCATGCACTGGACAGCTTTCACTCCGTGGGCGCTGTCGCGCATGATCCCGGTATTCCTGGCCTGCTGGTTGGGTAGTGGAGCGGTTCAGTCCTTCGCGGAATCCATTCCGCAGTGGTTCATGAACGGAATGAGCGCGGTAGGGCACATCCTGCCGGCTCTCGGTTTTGCCATGTTGCTGAAGATCATGCCAGTGGAACGGTACTGGTACTTCTTGTTGCTGGGCTTCGTGCTGTATGCGTACCTGCACACGGCACTACTGGGGATAGCGATTTTCGCCCTTGCCGTGAGCATCATGTTCATCGTGCTGAAGTACCGGGACGAGGGGGTGACCTTGGGTGCAGGCCGCCGAGCGTAA
- a CDS encoding PTS system mannose/fructose/sorbose family transporter subunit IID: MQAAERKLTRGDLLSSFWRFLVSFQISWNYERMQALGFCYAMVPILKRLYPSRDELVAALKRHLAFFNTNPVVGAPLILGSAAAMEEAGAPASAEGVKVSLMGPLAGVGDTLVWALYNSIIFTIGASLALQGSMAGPLLVILLVAVPYTLVRYWQFMWAYSQGRQLATSLAGGTIARLTEGAMILGLIVLGGFIPSIIAAKTPLTYTQTVTVAGQVVKQTVEVQKQLDAILPGLIPVAFTVLAYWLLKRYKLNPLWVILILFVIGMVFGALGWLA; the protein is encoded by the coding sequence GTGCAGGCCGCCGAGCGTAAGCTTACGAGAGGAGATCTGCTGAGCTCGTTCTGGCGATTTCTGGTGAGCTTCCAGATATCGTGGAACTACGAGCGTATGCAGGCCCTGGGGTTCTGCTATGCCATGGTTCCTATCCTGAAGCGGCTGTATCCTAGTAGGGACGAGTTGGTAGCAGCCCTGAAACGGCATCTGGCGTTCTTTAATACCAACCCTGTCGTGGGGGCGCCGCTGATCCTAGGTTCCGCAGCGGCCATGGAGGAGGCTGGTGCTCCGGCATCCGCTGAAGGGGTTAAGGTGAGCCTTATGGGCCCGCTGGCGGGCGTGGGCGACACCCTGGTGTGGGCGCTTTACAACAGCATCATCTTCACCATCGGGGCGTCCCTGGCTTTGCAGGGCAGCATGGCGGGTCCTCTCCTGGTCATCCTCTTGGTGGCCGTACCATACACCCTGGTGCGGTATTGGCAATTCATGTGGGCGTATTCGCAGGGGCGCCAGCTTGCCACCTCGCTGGCTGGGGGAACCATCGCGCGCCTTACTGAAGGTGCGATGATCCTGGGGCTCATCGTGCTGGGCGGGTTCATACCCTCAATCATCGCCGCGAAGACCCCCCTCACGTACACTCAGACGGTCACCGTTGCGGGACAGGTTGTGAAGCAGACCGTAGAGGTGCAAAAGCAACTCGATGCCATCTTGCCCGGGTTGATCCCGGTGGCCTTCACAGTTCTGGCCTATTGGCTGCTGAAGCGCTATAAGCTGAACCCGCTGTGGGTGATCCTCATCCTCTTCGTCATCGGAATGGTGTTTGGGGCGCTCGGCTGGCTGGCATGA
- a CDS encoding SIS domain-containing protein, with product MGRYLNAVIDLLQRVAEANEEAVRAGAGILADVIARQGLVHVFGSGHSQLLALEIQARAGGLVPVQVIYDPTFGKAETVEGYAVSLLRDYELSRGEAMIVISNSGRNPAPIEIAIAARERGLSVIALTALEFSRSVSSRHSSGKRLFELADVVLDTMGGPGDALVRVEGLDVPVGPSSTVVGGALINELMVVTTEELVRRGFEPPVLRSQNLDGSEVHNQRVMAAYWGRIRRVI from the coding sequence ATGGGTCGATACCTGAATGCGGTTATTGACCTCCTTCAGCGAGTGGCGGAGGCAAACGAGGAGGCGGTGCGGGCAGGGGCCGGGATCCTGGCCGACGTGATCGCGCGTCAGGGGCTGGTCCATGTGTTCGGTTCCGGTCACTCGCAGTTGCTGGCTCTGGAGATCCAGGCCAGAGCGGGTGGTTTGGTACCGGTACAGGTGATTTACGACCCCACTTTCGGAAAGGCAGAGACGGTGGAGGGGTATGCGGTTTCGCTGTTGAGGGATTACGAACTGTCCCGGGGGGAAGCGATGATCGTCATCAGCAACTCAGGCCGCAACCCTGCGCCCATCGAGATCGCCATTGCGGCCAGGGAGAGAGGTCTGAGCGTGATTGCGTTGACCGCCTTGGAATTCTCCCGGTCGGTTTCTTCGCGGCACTCTTCGGGGAAGCGGCTTTTCGAACTGGCTGACGTGGTCCTGGACACGATGGGCGGCCCGGGTGATGCTCTTGTGCGGGTGGAGGGCCTGGACGTGCCGGTGGGTCCCTCATCGACTGTGGTCGGTGGAGCCCTGATCAACGAGCTCATGGTGGTCACAACGGAGGAGCTGGTGCGCCGCGGATTTGAGCCTCCGGTTCTCCGTTCCCAGAATCTGGACGGCAGCGAGGTTCACAATCAGCGGGTCATGGCAGCATACTGGGGCAGGATTCGGCGGGTAATTTAG
- a CDS encoding PTS sugar transporter subunit IIA, whose protein sequence is MVGVILVGHGGMARGMLEAAELILGPQENVVALGLDPSDEPGTLAAAIRAAAERLGTEQLVVLADLFGGSPANAAATVWHHRSGMAIVAGLNLPMLLEVLVSRDAPSAADAARIAVQAGREGVRDVVAALRSAMSAREGENDSGNAGQTPAH, encoded by the coding sequence ATGGTTGGGGTTATTTTGGTCGGGCATGGGGGAATGGCACGGGGGATGCTTGAGGCGGCTGAGCTTATCCTGGGGCCTCAAGAGAACGTGGTGGCACTGGGCCTGGATCCCTCCGACGAACCGGGCACCTTGGCTGCCGCCATCCGGGCGGCGGCAGAACGGTTGGGTACCGAACAGCTGGTGGTACTGGCTGATCTTTTCGGAGGGAGTCCTGCCAATGCGGCCGCCACGGTATGGCATCATAGGAGCGGCATGGCAATAGTAGCGGGACTCAATCTGCCGATGCTGTTGGAGGTACTTGTATCCAGGGACGCTCCATCGGCGGCGGACGCTGCCCGTATAGCGGTGCAGGCGGGGCGAGAAGGGGTGCGGGACGTGGTGGCAGCCCTTCGGTCAGCGATGTCGGCACGGGAAGGGGAGAATGACAGCGGAAATGCCGGTCAAACACCTGCGCATTGA
- a CDS encoding PTS sugar transporter subunit IIB, producing MTAEMPVKHLRIDNRLIHGQVVVAWAKHEGIDTLIVANDQVAADDFQRTILVSVAPPGIRVLVLGVGDTLAYVRDPAHEHENVFILCKTPEDALALHEGGLGLQEMNVGNMAFVVGSKKVSKSVFVTPENVETFKKLSQSGVRLTCRMMPTEGKNDFMAMLRNAKALV from the coding sequence ATGACAGCGGAAATGCCGGTCAAACACCTGCGCATTGACAACCGTCTCATCCACGGGCAAGTGGTGGTGGCCTGGGCCAAGCACGAGGGGATCGATACCCTCATCGTCGCCAACGACCAGGTGGCCGCTGACGATTTTCAGCGGACGATCTTGGTGTCGGTGGCTCCGCCCGGCATCAGGGTTCTGGTGCTAGGGGTGGGTGATACTCTTGCATACGTTAGGGACCCGGCTCACGAGCACGAAAATGTATTCATCCTGTGCAAGACGCCGGAAGATGCATTGGCTCTTCATGAAGGTGGCCTGGGCCTCCAGGAAATGAATGTGGGGAACATGGCCTTCGTAGTTGGCTCGAAGAAGGTGAGCAAGAGTGTCTTTGTTACACCGGAGAACGTGGAGACGTTCAAGAAACTGAGTCAGTCAGGGGTACGGCTTACGTGCCGAATGATGCCAACCGAGGGCAAGAACGACTTCATGGCGATGTTGCGCAACGCCAAAGCCTTGGTATAG
- the nagA gene encoding N-acetylglucosamine-6-phosphate deacetylase, with protein MEHVLRNATVLTPLERLPGAHVAFSGGRLTGIGKNVRGGAPGVDLTGYTVAPGFIDMHVHGGGGYSLIDGDPRDLQGFRQWVVRTGVTGFLMSVMAATPEELVVAVQENKVEVGRGDGGACCLGFHLEGPFLSPRRRGAFDPSWFRLPDKGTMDDLLRAGEGTVRVVTVAPELPGAPELIQHVSQMGVLVALGHTDATYEDFMAGVRAGARHVTHCYNTMRGFGHREPGAMGAALVAPVTAELITDGVHVHPAAMDLLMRMKGPGDVVLVTDAMAGAGLSDGVYPLAGREVHVRQGRAVLADGTLAGSVLTMDQAVRNVVGVVGRPVHEAIRMATWNPARCLNLHTRKGLLAPGMDADLVILDRELEVAAVLVAGRVAYCRERERELFSALPRWAADDR; from the coding sequence ATGGAGCATGTGCTGAGGAATGCGACCGTCCTGACCCCTCTCGAGCGTTTGCCGGGGGCGCACGTGGCGTTCAGCGGCGGCAGGTTGACCGGCATAGGCAAGAACGTGCGCGGAGGCGCACCCGGGGTTGACCTAACCGGATACACGGTGGCACCCGGGTTTATAGACATGCACGTCCACGGGGGCGGGGGGTATTCTCTCATAGACGGCGATCCCCGCGATTTACAGGGCTTCCGGCAGTGGGTGGTGCGGACCGGGGTCACCGGCTTTCTCATGTCGGTGATGGCCGCCACCCCCGAGGAACTGGTGGTCGCTGTGCAGGAGAACAAAGTGGAGGTGGGTCGCGGGGACGGGGGAGCCTGTTGTCTCGGGTTCCATCTCGAAGGGCCGTTCTTGAGCCCCAGGCGCCGGGGGGCTTTCGACCCGTCCTGGTTTCGGTTGCCTGACAAGGGTACCATGGACGACTTGCTGCGGGCGGGCGAAGGTACCGTCCGGGTTGTAACCGTGGCCCCCGAGTTGCCGGGCGCTCCCGAACTGATCCAGCACGTCTCGCAGATGGGGGTACTGGTTGCCCTTGGGCACACCGATGCCACATACGAGGACTTCATGGCTGGCGTTCGGGCTGGAGCCAGGCATGTGACCCACTGCTACAACACCATGAGGGGTTTCGGGCACCGGGAGCCCGGGGCTATGGGTGCCGCCCTTGTTGCTCCGGTGACTGCGGAGCTCATCACAGACGGAGTACATGTTCACCCTGCCGCCATGGACCTCCTCATGCGCATGAAGGGGCCTGGGGACGTGGTCCTGGTCACCGACGCTATGGCCGGGGCCGGACTCTCGGATGGCGTCTACCCTCTGGCCGGGCGGGAGGTGCACGTGCGGCAAGGGAGAGCCGTCCTGGCCGATGGCACGCTCGCGGGAAGCGTGCTGACCATGGATCAGGCCGTGCGAAATGTGGTCGGTGTCGTGGGCAGGCCCGTTCACGAAGCGATCCGTATGGCCACGTGGAACCCGGCCCGGTGTTTGAACTTGCACACCAGGAAGGGTTTGCTGGCTCCCGGGATGGATGCCGATTTGGTCATCCTCGACAGGGAGCTGGAAGTTGCCGCCGTGCTAGTGGCGGGAAGGGTGGCTTACTGCCGGGAGCGGGAACGCGAGCTATTTTCGGCCCTGCCTCGTTGGGCTGCCGACGACCGGTGA